Proteins encoded together in one uncultured Flavobacterium sp. window:
- a CDS encoding DUF6443 domain-containing protein, translated as MKKIVFSSILFIIISICNAQEAKTNSLSVQSAPAAAGSGAIATYWYMDSDGDGYGEKGIEYTPIKSVNQPESYVANNTDLDDHNYYITNIPPNWFYLDSDHDTFGDPNSKVYRSVKPAAYVGTNTDCNDNDATINPNTKWYRDADGDGYGTSATVLTQCLQPAGYIRNSLDYDDSTANITNIAPQTFYQDADRDGYGNAYATVYYSNMPSGYVTNNSDCNDADAGLNPNTAWYRDADGDGYGWGEVVLRKCVQPSGYVLNSEDNDDNNVNITNIPPQYYSRDRDGDGFGDPSSTVYYSVRPTGYITNSLDCNDYNAAINPNTIWYRDADGDGYGIAAITTASCNKPSGYVGNTSDYDDSTVNITNIAPQYFYRDQDGDGYGDPSVYVYYSNVPNGYVSNNLDCKDLDATLTPNTNWFRDADGDGYGNNGIVINSCTQPNGYIRWAGDYDDSTANITNIAPQYFYSDADGDGYGNPSSYVYYSYKPGNYVSNNSDCNDGDSSLNPNTVWYRDADADGYGNAGVTTSSCLQPNGYVRQAGDFDDNTGNITNVAPQYFYQDADGDGYGNPSSYVYYSYKPRNYVSNNLDCNDGDVSLNPNTVWYRDADADGYGNAGVTSTGCLQPNGYIRQAGDYNDSTVNITNIAPQTFYQDADGDSFGNPNVSVYYSVKPSGYVNNNSDYNDSTVNITNIAPQTFYQDADGDSFGNPNVSVYYSAKPSGYVNNNSDYNDSTVNITNIAPQTFYQDADGDSFGNAAISVFYSVKPVGYVSNNLDCSDSDVSLNPNTKWYADNDLDGLGDPSSFVQQCAAPSGNYVRNNTDNCPLVTGSSPDCNNIIAPSDQNYIITKKYKKPTLTSLLAPAIDEVQTNITYFDGLGRPMQQIANRQSSSSKDIITHIGYDNLGRQTNEYLPYEASSTNMAFEVNAETNTKSYYNKEKYENTANPFSEKQLENSPLNRVLKQAAPGNDWAMTSGHTIKLDYQTNANAAEVKLYKATANWSAGSGLYDIAFSDAGNYDVNQLYKTITYDENSATNPTDETAGSTVEFKNKEGKVILKRTYDAGAKHDTYYVYDVYGNLTYVIPPKADGTITQEVLDGLCYQYKYDNKNRLVEKKLPGKQWEFIVYDKLNRPVATGPAFSPFKDDAAIGWMITKYDAFSRPIYTGWSNLAANSAIRKSLQDTQNAATVLFETKQTSGTIDGIEAYYTNANEPISFKLLTVNYYDNYLFPGAQTVPSTIEGQTVLTNVKTLATGSWTRAVTTATAASGETNTIFYDRYARPIQTYSQNYLGGYTVTNSNLDFAGKTIYTIAKHKRTSGSTETTIREDFTYSAQDRLLTHTHQINGGAIQLMAANTYDNLGQLMSKNVGNSTGSPLQKVDFNYNIRGWLTEINKTADLQQDTDVKDLFAFKLNYNQTPGNTSVKALYNGNISESYWKTSSDYSLRSYGYQYDNLNRLTNAIYRKPDDIVSVSGAYNESLSYDKNGNIKFLQRYGDSDAPSIVFKIDDLTYAYLNENSNQLTKVTDSPAGNDNKGFKDGNKTGDDYSYDDNGNMTSDKNKNITDIKYNQLNLPKKITFGTNGSIEYIYNATGQKVQKIVNETGKPVITTDYLAGFQYKDNVLEFFPTAEGYVKNTDGALSYVFQYKDHLGNVRVSYFKNTSGVPEILDEAHYYPFGLKHDGYVVLPESNNKYKYNGKELQDESIGGFSLNLYDYGARNYDPAIGCWMNIDPLAEKMRRHSPYNYAFNNPLRFIDPDGMSPNDIIVLNNPKGAGGYGHMAMLVGDDKKGWTFISKEGRNKEPLYSNEVTGGPALTPLIKQFKTLDDFRAAQSEDKNLGGYTQDVRLETTEKQDQAAKEATTESAESWYNVIFANCADAVSDGLKAADLNPGYTETKSNGYVQSGGSPTETLNPKPSVRFEEVKNKNAKDVIPTDSVKRTK; from the coding sequence ATGAAAAAAATAGTGTTTTCAAGCATCTTATTTATAATTATAAGTATTTGTAATGCGCAAGAAGCGAAAACTAACTCTCTATCAGTACAATCGGCACCAGCAGCAGCTGGATCAGGTGCAATTGCAACGTACTGGTATATGGATTCAGATGGAGATGGATATGGAGAAAAAGGAATTGAATATACTCCAATAAAGAGTGTGAATCAGCCTGAGAGTTACGTAGCAAATAATACAGATTTGGACGATCATAATTATTATATTACAAATATTCCTCCTAATTGGTTTTATTTAGATTCTGATCACGATACATTTGGGGATCCAAATTCAAAAGTGTACCGTAGTGTTAAACCTGCAGCTTATGTGGGGACTAATACGGATTGCAACGATAATGATGCAACGATTAATCCCAATACAAAATGGTATCGTGATGCCGATGGAGATGGTTACGGAACTTCAGCTACGGTTCTAACCCAATGTTTACAGCCAGCTGGTTATATTCGGAATTCATTGGATTATGATGATTCTACCGCAAACATTACCAATATTGCGCCACAAACCTTTTACCAAGATGCAGATCGAGATGGTTATGGTAATGCATATGCAACAGTATATTACAGTAATATGCCAAGCGGTTATGTTACTAATAATTCAGATTGTAATGATGCCGATGCAGGACTTAATCCAAATACTGCTTGGTATCGAGATGCTGATGGAGATGGTTACGGATGGGGTGAAGTTGTTTTGAGAAAATGCGTTCAGCCTTCCGGTTATGTTCTTAATTCTGAAGATAATGACGATAATAACGTTAATATTACTAATATTCCTCCGCAGTATTACTCTCGAGATCGAGATGGTGATGGTTTTGGTGATCCAAGTTCAACGGTTTATTATAGTGTAAGACCAACAGGATATATTACTAATAGTTTGGATTGTAATGATTACAATGCTGCAATTAATCCTAATACAATTTGGTACCGTGATGCTGATGGCGATGGATATGGAATTGCTGCTATTACTACTGCAAGTTGTAATAAACCATCAGGTTATGTGGGTAATACATCAGATTATGATGACAGTACAGTAAATATTACAAATATTGCTCCTCAGTATTTTTATCGAGATCAAGATGGAGACGGTTATGGGGATCCATCAGTTTATGTGTATTATAGTAATGTGCCTAATGGTTATGTGAGTAATAATTTAGACTGCAAGGACTTGGATGCAACACTTACACCTAATACTAATTGGTTTCGAGATGCTGATGGAGATGGTTATGGGAATAATGGAATAGTAATAAATTCATGTACGCAACCAAATGGATATATTAGATGGGCTGGTGATTATGATGATTCGACAGCGAATATTACTAATATAGCACCACAGTATTTTTATTCTGATGCTGATGGAGACGGTTATGGTAACCCCTCAAGTTATGTTTACTATAGTTATAAACCAGGGAATTACGTGTCTAATAATTCAGACTGTAACGACGGAGATAGTTCTCTGAATCCCAATACGGTCTGGTATCGGGATGCTGATGCTGATGGCTATGGAAACGCAGGAGTGACAACTAGTAGCTGTTTACAACCAAATGGTTATGTTAGGCAGGCTGGTGATTTTGACGATAATACAGGAAATATTACCAATGTTGCTCCACAATATTTCTACCAAGATGCTGATGGTGACGGTTATGGTAATCCATCAAGTTATGTTTACTACAGTTATAAGCCAAGGAATTATGTGTCTAATAATTTAGATTGTAATGACGGTGATGTTTCTTTAAACCCAAATACAGTTTGGTATAGAGATGCTGATGCTGATGGTTATGGAAATGCAGGAGTAACCTCGACTGGTTGTTTACAACCCAATGGTTATATTAGGCAGGCAGGCGATTATAATGACAGTACAGTAAATATTACTAATATAGCGCCACAAACATTCTACCAGGATGCCGATGGAGATAGTTTTGGTAATCCAAATGTAAGCGTTTATTATAGTGTTAAACCATCGGGGTATGTAAACAACAATAGTGATTACAATGACAGTACAGTAAATATAACTAATATAGCACCACAAACATTCTATCAAGATGCCGACGGAGATAGTTTTGGTAATCCAAACGTTAGTGTTTATTATAGTGCCAAACCATCGGGGTATGTAAACAATAATAGTGATTACAATGACAGTACAGTAAATATAACTAATATAGCACCACAAACATTCTACCAGGATGCTGATGGAGATAGTTTTGGAAATGCTGCCATAAGTGTGTTCTACAGTGTGAAACCTGTAGGTTATGTGTCTAACAATTTAGATTGCAGTGACAGTGATGTTTCTTTAAACCCAAATACTAAATGGTATGCTGATAATGATTTGGACGGCTTAGGAGATCCTTCAAGTTTTGTTCAGCAATGTGCAGCTCCAAGCGGTAATTATGTAAGAAATAATACGGATAATTGTCCGTTAGTTACAGGAAGCAGCCCAGATTGTAATAATATAATTGCACCATCAGATCAAAATTATATTATAACCAAAAAATATAAAAAGCCTACATTAACTTCTTTGTTAGCACCCGCAATTGATGAGGTCCAAACAAATATTACTTATTTTGATGGATTAGGAAGACCTATGCAACAAATTGCCAATAGACAATCATCTTCTTCAAAGGACATTATTACACATATTGGATATGACAATTTAGGAAGACAAACAAATGAATATTTGCCTTATGAAGCATCTTCTACAAATATGGCCTTTGAAGTAAATGCTGAGACAAATACAAAAAGTTATTACAATAAGGAAAAATATGAAAATACTGCAAATCCATTTTCAGAAAAGCAACTTGAAAACTCGCCACTAAACAGGGTATTAAAACAAGCAGCTCCGGGTAACGACTGGGCGATGACTAGTGGTCACACAATCAAACTGGATTATCAAACCAATGCTAATGCTGCTGAGGTAAAGCTATACAAAGCAACTGCAAACTGGAGTGCAGGATCAGGATTATATGATATTGCTTTTTCGGATGCAGGTAATTATGATGTTAATCAATTGTATAAAACAATTACTTATGATGAAAATTCAGCCACAAATCCAACAGATGAAACTGCAGGTTCAACAGTAGAATTTAAAAATAAAGAAGGAAAGGTAATCCTTAAGAGAACCTATGACGCAGGAGCGAAACATGATACTTATTATGTTTATGATGTTTATGGAAATCTGACGTATGTGATTCCTCCTAAAGCAGACGGGACAATAACTCAGGAAGTTTTAGATGGTTTGTGTTATCAGTACAAATACGATAACAAAAATCGTTTAGTCGAAAAGAAATTGCCAGGTAAACAATGGGAATTTATTGTTTATGATAAATTAAACAGACCAGTGGCAACTGGTCCTGCATTTTCTCCCTTTAAAGATGATGCAGCCATAGGTTGGATGATTACTAAATATGATGCCTTTAGCCGACCAATTTATACTGGTTGGAGTAATCTGGCAGCCAATTCAGCGATAAGAAAATCATTGCAGGATACACAAAATGCAGCTACAGTTTTGTTTGAAACTAAACAAACATCAGGGACAATAGATGGTATTGAAGCTTATTATACTAATGCCAATGAGCCAATAAGTTTTAAACTGTTAACGGTAAATTATTATGATAATTATCTGTTTCCAGGTGCGCAAACAGTACCTTCAACAATAGAAGGACAAACAGTTTTGACGAATGTAAAGACTTTGGCTACCGGAAGCTGGACAAGAGCGGTAACAACTGCGACAGCCGCATCAGGCGAAACCAACACCATATTTTATGATAGATATGCAAGACCAATACAAACCTATAGCCAGAATTATTTAGGAGGCTATACTGTTACTAACAGTAATCTTGATTTTGCAGGGAAAACAATTTATACCATTGCAAAACACAAACGTACCTCAGGAAGTACAGAGACAACTATAAGAGAAGATTTTACCTATTCGGCTCAGGACAGATTATTGACTCATACACATCAAATTAACGGAGGGGCGATACAACTTATGGCAGCCAATACTTATGATAATTTAGGACAATTGATGAGTAAGAATGTTGGGAATAGCACTGGAAGCCCTTTACAGAAAGTTGATTTTAATTATAATATCAGAGGTTGGCTTACCGAGATTAATAAAACAGCAGATTTACAACAAGATACTGATGTAAAAGATTTATTTGCGTTTAAATTAAACTACAACCAAACGCCTGGAAATACAAGTGTAAAAGCATTGTATAATGGTAATATTTCAGAAAGCTACTGGAAAACATCCTCAGATTATTCATTGCGTTCTTATGGATATCAATATGATAATCTTAATCGATTAACTAATGCAATTTATCGAAAGCCAGACGACATTGTTTCTGTGTCAGGAGCCTATAATGAAAGTTTAAGTTACGACAAGAATGGTAATATTAAATTTCTTCAGCGATATGGAGATAGCGATGCTCCGTCAATAGTTTTTAAAATTGATGATTTAACCTATGCTTATCTCAATGAAAATTCAAATCAACTGACTAAAGTTACAGATAGCCCTGCCGGAAATGATAATAAGGGGTTTAAAGATGGTAATAAAACAGGTGATGATTATAGTTACGATGATAATGGTAATATGACAAGTGATAAAAACAAAAATATCACAGACATAAAGTACAATCAGCTTAACTTACCTAAGAAAATTACATTTGGAACAAACGGTAGTATTGAGTATATTTACAATGCAACTGGGCAAAAAGTGCAGAAAATTGTAAATGAAACAGGCAAACCTGTAATAACAACTGATTATTTAGCAGGATTTCAGTACAAAGACAATGTTTTGGAGTTTTTTCCAACGGCAGAAGGATATGTTAAAAATACAGACGGGGCGCTCTCGTATGTGTTTCAATATAAAGATCATTTGGGGAACGTACGTGTAAGTTATTTTAAAAATACTAGTGGTGTCCCAGAGATTTTGGATGAAGCACATTATTATCCTTTTGGATTAAAACACGATGGTTATGTTGTTTTACCTGAAAGTAATAATAAGTATAAGTACAACGGGAAAGAACTGCAGGACGAGAGTATTGGTGGCTTCTCGTTAAATTTATATGACTATGGAGCACGTAATTATGACCCTGCAATTGGGTGTTGGATGAATATTGACCCGCTAGCTGAGAAAATGCGTAGACATAGTCCTTACAATTATGCTTTTAATAACCCGTTAAGGTTTATTGACCCTGACGGGATGAGTCCGAATGATATTATTGTTTTGAATAATCCAAAAGGTGCTGGTGGTTATGGGCACATGGCAATGCTTGTGGGTGATGATAAGAAAGGTTGGACATTTATTTCAAAAGAAGGAAGAAATAAAGAGCCATTATATTCTAATGAGGTTACTGGTGGTCCAGCTCTTACACCTTTGATAAAACAATTTAAAACGCTTGATGATTTTAGAGCAGCTCAAAGTGAGGATAAAAATTTAGGAGGCTATACGCAAGATGTCAGACTAGAGACTACGGAAAAGCAAGACCAAGCAGCAAAAGAAGCTACAACTGAATCAGCAGAAAGTTGGTATAATGTTATTTTTGCAAATTGTGCTGATGCTGTTTCTGATGGACTAAAAGCAGCTGACTTAAATCCTGGATATACAGAAACTAAAAGTAATGGTTATGTACAAAGTGGTGGTTCACCTACAGAAACTTTGAATCCTAAGCCAAGTGTTAGATTTGAAGAAGTGAAAAATAAAAATGCAAAAGATGTCATTCCGACAGATTCAGTAAAAAGAACAAAATAA
- a CDS encoding T9SS type A sorting domain-containing protein — MKKLYLIPLLLLSLFTYSQDILWEKSYGGLHADYLFDAQPTADYGFILAGSSLSNKTGNKSEDNHGDLDYWVWKMNEKGELDWQKSFGGSGFDLLQSIKNTSDGGFILAGTSSSGSGFQKGENCKGLTDFWVIKLNASGDEQWQRTIGGNSSDELLCAFQTRDGGYILGGSSSSSPLSISSIKPDAKSLTTTKADLYSKSEKSRGNMDYWVVKLDKQGTIEWQKTYGGQYADLLRSMEQTTDNGFILAGYSNSPISGEKADKNKGVGDIWIIKINDVGEILWQNSYGAEGDDQPYVIHQTSDGGYIVGANSNSKNPLTSLGGIVGNGTDYWILKLDEEGGIIWSKTYDFGKTDILTSLVENKDDHTYLIGGYAQSEIRSPRDGIVGKVTGLISKDKDGINDYIALKIDEKGEELWKKTVGSAGEDILRKLIETRDGGYLMAGTSNSGSSKDKNSNIGGNDFWVVKLKDKTKIEKVKASIEAIPNPVSTYTNVIIGYDFTSGTATVVDITGRILQDFSISSRTVPVDLSSYAEGIYIIKIKTDVKTESVKVIKRIISK; from the coding sequence ATGAAAAAACTTTACCTAATACCTCTTCTCTTATTATCATTATTTACTTATTCTCAGGATATTCTTTGGGAGAAATCATACGGAGGACTACATGCAGATTATCTTTTTGACGCTCAGCCAACGGCCGATTATGGCTTTATTCTGGCAGGAAGTTCATTATCTAATAAAACAGGAAACAAATCTGAGGACAATCATGGAGATCTTGATTATTGGGTCTGGAAAATGAATGAAAAGGGAGAACTCGACTGGCAGAAAAGTTTTGGAGGAAGTGGTTTTGACCTGCTTCAAAGTATTAAAAATACTAGCGATGGTGGATTTATTCTGGCAGGTACTTCAAGTTCAGGAAGTGGTTTCCAAAAAGGGGAAAACTGCAAAGGACTTACTGATTTTTGGGTTATAAAATTAAATGCTTCAGGAGATGAACAGTGGCAGAGAACAATTGGAGGGAATAGTTCTGATGAATTGCTATGCGCTTTTCAGACCAGAGACGGAGGTTATATATTAGGAGGTTCTTCAAGCTCCAGTCCTCTTTCTATTTCGAGTATTAAACCTGACGCAAAGTCATTGACAACTACCAAAGCCGATTTGTACAGTAAATCAGAAAAAAGCAGGGGAAACATGGATTACTGGGTTGTGAAACTGGATAAACAAGGTACTATTGAGTGGCAAAAAACTTATGGAGGTCAATATGCTGATCTTTTAAGAAGTATGGAACAAACCACAGATAATGGCTTTATTCTGGCAGGATATTCAAACTCACCTATATCTGGAGAAAAAGCAGATAAAAATAAAGGTGTTGGGGATATCTGGATTATAAAAATAAATGATGTTGGCGAGATTCTATGGCAAAATTCTTATGGAGCAGAAGGTGATGACCAGCCTTATGTAATTCACCAGACTAGTGATGGAGGATATATTGTCGGGGCCAATTCCAATAGTAAAAATCCTTTGACTTCTCTGGGAGGGATTGTTGGTAATGGAACCGATTATTGGATTTTGAAATTAGATGAAGAAGGCGGGATCATTTGGAGTAAAACCTATGATTTTGGAAAAACAGATATTTTGACTTCGCTGGTAGAAAACAAGGATGATCATACTTACCTTATTGGTGGATATGCACAAAGTGAAATCAGATCACCCAGAGATGGAATTGTTGGAAAAGTAACAGGACTTATAAGCAAGGATAAGGACGGAATCAATGATTACATCGCCTTAAAGATTGATGAAAAAGGCGAAGAATTGTGGAAGAAAACCGTAGGAAGTGCAGGAGAAGATATTCTCAGGAAGTTAATTGAAACCCGTGATGGAGGTTATTTGATGGCAGGTACTTCTAATTCCGGATCTTCAAAAGATAAAAATTCAAATATTGGCGGTAATGATTTTTGGGTTGTAAAACTTAAAGACAAGACAAAAATTGAAAAAGTTAAGGCAAGTATCGAGGCTATTCCTAATCCGGTTTCGACTTACACCAATGTAATTATTGGGTATGATTTTACTTCAGGAACGGCTACTGTAGTAGATATTACAGGACGAATTTTACAAGATTTTAGTATTTCCAGCAGAACTGTGCCGGTTGATTTAAGCAGCTATGCCGAAGGAATCTACATCATAAAAATTAAAACAGATGTAAAAACGGAATCTGTAAAAGTGATAAAAAGAATTATAAGTAAATAA